In a genomic window of Candidatus Flexicrinis proximus:
- a CDS encoding sigma-70 region 4 domain-containing protein yields the protein MPPKNPCRGRSDRNPRGHRTYGDGTPTRQRVVCLLADVFDLSMTEIARILRVTPGAAKAMLSRARVALKGREALSAGPANLARIDPAPNDALVLSLPRCLQPA from the coding sequence TTGCCGCCGAAGAACCCCTGTCGAGGCCGATCCGATCGCAACCCGCGCGGCCATCGAACGTATGGTGACGGTACTCCCACCCGTCAGCGCGTCGTCTGCCTGCTGGCTGACGTTTTCGACCTCAGTATGACAGAGATCGCCCGCATACTGCGTGTTACGCCCGGTGCTGCGAAAGCTATGTTGAGCCGGGCGAGGGTGGCGCTGAAAGGGCGCGAGGCGCTGTCTGCCGGTCCGGCTAATCTCGCTCGCATCGATCCCGCCCCTAATGATGCGCTGGTGCTGTCCCTACCTCGATGCCTTCAACCGGCGTGA